In the genome of Halobacterium noricense, one region contains:
- a CDS encoding HVO_0758 family zinc finger protein: MDSVRRALREGEIKKDMYERLECAECGEQLVTKNEPDEVGSIRACPECGQEWRQLP, from the coding sequence ATGGACTCTGTTCGGCGTGCGCTCCGGGAAGGAGAAATTAAGAAGGACATGTATGAGCGGCTGGAATGTGCGGAGTGTGGCGAGCAACTGGTAACCAAGAACGAGCCAGATGAGGTTGGGTCGATTCGTGCCTGCCCGGAGTGTGGACAGGAGTGGCGTCAACTCCCGTGA
- a CDS encoding helix-turn-helix transcriptional regulator — translation MSAEVTESDLSEDERHGLELVRETRGVHQSEFWKELDVSSRKGSRIASKLEEKGFVEREETVHEGNTTYLITPVIDERALDFSLLMAGEMLSPFVGEEEVDAQSDAFSQWIMNLAYEEPIETEPEPEREPEGEL, via the coding sequence ATGAGCGCCGAAGTCACCGAGTCGGACCTCTCGGAGGACGAGCGACACGGGCTGGAACTCGTTCGAGAGACGCGGGGCGTCCACCAGAGCGAGTTCTGGAAGGAACTCGACGTCTCCTCGCGGAAGGGCAGCCGCATCGCGTCGAAACTCGAAGAGAAAGGGTTCGTCGAACGCGAGGAGACGGTCCACGAGGGCAACACCACCTACCTCATCACGCCCGTCATCGACGAGCGCGCACTCGACTTCTCGCTGCTGATGGCCGGGGAGATGCTGTCGCCGTTCGTCGGCGAGGAGGAGGTCGACGCCCAGAGCGACGCCTTCTCGCAGTGGATCATGAACCTCGCGTACGAGGAGCCAATCGAGACCGAACCCGAGCCCGAGCGCGAACCGGAAGGCGAACTCTAA
- the menE gene encoding o-succinylbenzoate--CoA ligase produces MRDAVALQTRSNPAATALVDAATDSSWTFRDLDADIEATAGRLAACGVQRGDRVAVLMENRPAFVRLVFACARFGAVLVPLNARLASPELRAQAERVGPALVVCEADTVDAARALPVPAVSVDAAEDVEHFGARSPDGFEPANLSWTDTRAVMFTSGTTGDPKAVRLTYANFAASAVASSFRLGVLPEDSWLCPLSLYHMGGLSVVLRSALYGTTAVLTRGFDADDVRDALATYDCTGVSLVPTMLSRLLDAGEVADSLRFALVGGAPTPPELVERALDASVPVCPTFGMTETTSQVATLHATEARDRPDSAGRPLLGTEVTVVGEDGEVLPAGETGELVVSGPTVTPGYLSADANRERFCEHGLRTGDFGFVDSSGFLHVGGRQTDQIVTGGENVHPEEVAAVLRDHPDVADVAVVGVSDEEWGECVGALVVPGEEGMTADDLRVFCEDRLAGYKRPRTIAFAEEVPRTASGTVDREAVRRELETE; encoded by the coding sequence ATGCGTGATGCCGTCGCGCTCCAGACGCGCAGTAATCCCGCCGCGACCGCGCTGGTCGACGCCGCGACCGATTCGTCGTGGACGTTCCGCGACCTCGACGCCGACATCGAGGCGACGGCGGGACGGCTCGCCGCGTGCGGCGTCCAGCGCGGCGACCGCGTCGCGGTATTGATGGAGAACCGCCCCGCGTTCGTCCGGCTGGTGTTCGCCTGCGCTCGATTCGGTGCAGTGCTCGTACCACTGAACGCGCGGCTCGCGTCGCCCGAACTTCGCGCGCAGGCTGAGCGCGTCGGTCCCGCGCTCGTCGTCTGTGAGGCGGACACCGTGGACGCGGCACGTGCGCTCCCTGTGCCGGCCGTGAGCGTGGACGCGGCGGAGGACGTCGAGCACTTCGGCGCGCGCTCGCCGGACGGCTTCGAGCCCGCGAATCTGTCGTGGACGGACACGCGCGCCGTCATGTTCACCTCGGGGACGACGGGCGACCCGAAGGCCGTCCGGCTGACGTACGCGAACTTCGCCGCGAGCGCCGTCGCGTCGTCGTTCCGGCTCGGCGTGCTCCCCGAGGATAGCTGGCTGTGCCCGCTCTCGCTGTACCACATGGGCGGGCTTTCAGTCGTGCTGCGCTCGGCACTGTACGGGACGACGGCAGTGCTCACGCGCGGGTTCGACGCCGACGACGTGCGCGATGCGCTCGCGACGTACGACTGCACGGGCGTCTCGCTCGTCCCGACGATGCTCTCTCGGCTGCTCGACGCGGGCGAGGTCGCCGACAGCCTGCGGTTCGCGCTCGTCGGCGGCGCGCCCACGCCGCCCGAACTCGTGGAGCGCGCGCTCGACGCCAGTGTTCCCGTCTGCCCGACGTTCGGGATGACCGAGACCACCTCGCAGGTCGCGACCCTGCACGCGACGGAGGCCCGCGACCGCCCGGACAGCGCGGGGCGGCCGCTTCTCGGCACCGAGGTAACCGTCGTCGGCGAGGACGGCGAGGTGCTGCCAGCGGGCGAGACGGGCGAACTCGTCGTCTCCGGGCCGACAGTCACACCCGGCTACCTCTCCGCGGACGCGAACCGCGAGCGGTTCTGCGAGCACGGCCTCCGCACGGGCGACTTCGGGTTCGTGGATTCGTCCGGGTTCCTCCACGTCGGCGGCCGGCAGACCGACCAAATCGTCACGGGCGGCGAGAACGTCCACCCCGAGGAAGTCGCGGCCGTCCTCCGCGACCACCCGGACGTCGCGGATGTCGCCGTCGTCGGCGTGTCTGACGAGGAGTGGGGCGAGTGCGTCGGTGCACTCGTCGTCCCCGGTGAAGAGGGTATGACAGCCGACGACCTCCGGGTGTTCTGCGAGGACCGCCTCGCGGGCTACAAGCGCCCGCGCACGATTGCGTTCGCCGAGGAAGTGCCACGGACCGCGTCGGGAACCGTGGATCGCGAGGCGGTGCGGCGCGAACTCGAGACCGAGTAG
- a CDS encoding oligosaccharyl transferase, archaeosortase A system-associated: MSEKNEESRASSISTGSALDTLENWYHVPVLGAVLAFMFWVRVQAWENFTQSGEVYFSGNDAYYHFREVMYTVQNWPSTMPYDVWSGFPTGVGVGQFGTLFDQIVATAALVVGLGSPSQETISMTLLFAPAVFGALLTIPTYFIGKRLGGRLGGVFAAVILGLLPGYFLSRSLVGAADHNGAEPLFQSLAVLATMIALTVAQREKPVYEQFLDRDVAGLRRVVGWSVVAGASTAAYMWMWPPGILLVGIFGVFYLVKLTSDYYSGTSPDHVAVVAAVSSVTTGLLMLVPMSTLSFSPSQFSILQPLFSIAVGVGAVFLAWLAREFDDRELDATSYPLAVFGILVVALGATTVVLPEFWGMMQSNLLRFVGFSAGAATRTIGEAQPLLSRTGRYGLGMFGVIFLEYGLAFFTALLGAAWILLRPHFRSGNPRRIGGAAAAVLVVGLVFAAPGIGDAVGTILGVDGQLGSLAIVGVTLLAVTVTGDYDAEKLLVVVWGAFITSAAFTQVRFNYYLVVPVVVLNAYVLKVVLGFVSLDKPASQVEDVDWYQVGTVVAVVMLVLVPIAAPVAASATGDGTSPIQLTNNQGQQVPLQSATTVGAANGPGAVTVWDDAMEWMQTHTPDQGNFGGAGNADQLDYYGTYSQTDDYDYPAGAYGVMSWWDYGHWMTVEGETIPVANPFQQNADKAANFLLAQNETEAANALAAVEEDDAKTRYVAVDSQMVSPQQKFGAPTVFYDGPRNFTTGTFYTQNILSQYQEGQITNYRSFSQLPTLNHQAYYESLMVRLYQYHGSAQQPQPIVADWQDTLQTTTGSDLYSFDQSASPVQSFDNMTAAEQYVANDTTAQIGGFNGIPPEYVEAVEHYRLIGSSDDRGVKLFERVEGATVEGTGPANTTVTASVTLNMTHLSQGNQTPQFTYTQRAETGPDGEFTMTLPYSTTGYDAYGPENGHTNTSVRGAGPYEFTTGKLTSANLTTVEWNATAQISEGQVVGAEESATEVDLERHVVDRPEGAEQNDTSNETQSLASPDTVTTETATASTDSASSGPVDVQSPFGAAAAFAVPAVAGALGRRYA, from the coding sequence ATGAGCGAGAAGAACGAGGAGTCGAGAGCGTCCTCCATATCGACCGGTTCAGCTCTCGACACTCTCGAAAATTGGTACCACGTACCCGTGCTGGGCGCTGTCCTCGCGTTCATGTTCTGGGTGCGCGTGCAGGCGTGGGAGAATTTCACGCAAAGCGGCGAAGTGTACTTCTCCGGGAACGACGCGTACTACCACTTCCGGGAAGTGATGTACACGGTCCAGAATTGGCCGTCGACGATGCCGTACGACGTCTGGTCCGGCTTTCCGACGGGAGTAGGTGTCGGTCAGTTCGGCACGCTGTTCGACCAAATCGTGGCGACCGCAGCACTCGTCGTCGGTCTCGGCAGTCCCTCCCAGGAGACGATTTCGATGACGCTGCTGTTCGCACCGGCCGTCTTCGGTGCACTACTCACAATTCCGACGTACTTCATCGGGAAGCGGCTCGGCGGCCGGCTGGGTGGCGTGTTCGCCGCAGTCATTCTCGGTCTCCTCCCGGGCTACTTCCTCTCGCGGAGCCTCGTCGGTGCTGCGGACCACAACGGCGCGGAGCCGCTGTTCCAGTCGCTTGCAGTGCTCGCGACGATGATTGCGCTCACCGTCGCACAGCGGGAGAAACCCGTCTACGAGCAGTTCCTCGACCGCGACGTCGCAGGCCTCCGCCGCGTGGTCGGCTGGAGCGTCGTCGCCGGTGCCTCCACGGCGGCCTACATGTGGATGTGGCCGCCCGGCATCCTGCTGGTCGGCATCTTCGGCGTGTTCTACCTCGTGAAGCTGACCAGCGACTACTACAGCGGCACGAGTCCAGACCACGTCGCCGTCGTCGCTGCCGTCAGTTCGGTGACGACCGGCCTACTGATGCTGGTCCCGATGTCGACTCTCTCGTTCTCGCCATCGCAGTTCTCAATCCTTCAGCCACTGTTTTCCATCGCCGTCGGCGTCGGCGCGGTATTCCTCGCGTGGCTCGCCCGCGAGTTCGACGACCGTGAACTCGACGCCACTTCGTACCCGCTCGCCGTGTTCGGCATTCTCGTCGTCGCGCTCGGTGCGACGACAGTCGTCCTCCCCGAATTCTGGGGGATGATGCAGTCGAATCTCCTCCGCTTCGTCGGCTTCAGCGCTGGCGCAGCCACCCGCACCATCGGCGAGGCGCAACCACTTCTCTCTCGGACGGGCCGCTACGGGCTGGGAATGTTCGGCGTCATCTTCCTCGAATACGGACTGGCGTTCTTCACCGCCCTCCTCGGCGCGGCGTGGATTCTGCTTCGGCCGCACTTCCGCAGCGGCAACCCGCGGCGCATCGGCGGCGCGGCGGCCGCAGTCCTCGTGGTCGGGCTCGTGTTCGCGGCACCGGGTATTGGAGACGCGGTCGGCACAATCCTCGGCGTCGACGGCCAGCTCGGCTCGCTCGCCATCGTGGGCGTCACGCTCCTCGCAGTCACGGTGACCGGCGACTACGACGCGGAGAAACTACTCGTAGTGGTCTGGGGCGCGTTCATCACCTCGGCGGCGTTCACGCAGGTGCGGTTCAACTACTACCTCGTCGTGCCGGTCGTCGTGCTGAACGCGTACGTGCTCAAGGTCGTGCTCGGGTTCGTGAGCCTCGACAAACCGGCCTCACAGGTCGAGGACGTCGACTGGTATCAGGTGGGCACGGTCGTCGCCGTCGTGATGCTCGTGCTCGTGCCAATCGCAGCGCCCGTGGCCGCATCCGCAACCGGCGACGGTACGAGCCCGATTCAGTTGACGAACAATCAGGGCCAGCAGGTGCCCCTGCAGTCGGCGACGACCGTCGGCGCGGCGAACGGCCCCGGTGCGGTGACGGTGTGGGACGACGCGATGGAGTGGATGCAGACGCACACGCCCGATCAGGGCAACTTCGGCGGCGCGGGCAACGCCGACCAGTTGGACTACTACGGGACGTACAGCCAGACCGACGACTACGACTACCCCGCGGGCGCGTACGGCGTGATGTCGTGGTGGGACTACGGCCACTGGATGACCGTCGAGGGCGAGACGATTCCGGTCGCGAACCCGTTCCAGCAAAACGCAGACAAAGCCGCGAACTTCCTGCTCGCGCAGAACGAGACCGAGGCCGCGAACGCGCTCGCGGCCGTCGAGGAGGACGACGCGAAGACGCGCTACGTCGCGGTGGACTCCCAGATGGTCTCGCCCCAGCAGAAGTTCGGTGCGCCGACGGTGTTCTACGACGGCCCGCGGAACTTCACCACGGGGACGTTCTACACGCAGAACATCCTCTCGCAGTACCAGGAGGGCCAGATTACGAACTACCGGTCGTTCAGCCAGCTCCCGACGCTGAACCACCAGGCGTACTACGAGTCGCTGATGGTGCGGCTCTACCAGTACCACGGCAGCGCCCAGCAGCCCCAGCCCATCGTCGCCGACTGGCAGGATACGCTGCAGACGACGACGGGTTCGGACCTGTACAGCTTCGACCAGTCGGCGTCCCCGGTGCAGTCGTTCGACAACATGACCGCGGCCGAGCAGTACGTCGCTAACGACACGACGGCCCAGATTGGGGGATTCAACGGGATTCCCCCGGAGTACGTCGAGGCAGTCGAACATTACCGCCTGATCGGGTCGAGTGACGACCGCGGCGTGAAGCTCTTCGAGCGCGTCGAAGGCGCGACCGTCGAGGGCACCGGGCCCGCGAACACGACGGTGACCGCGTCGGTCACGCTGAACATGACGCACCTCTCGCAGGGCAACCAGACGCCGCAGTTCACGTACACGCAGCGAGCCGAGACCGGGCCGGACGGCGAGTTCACGATGACGCTCCCGTACTCGACGACCGGCTACGACGCGTACGGGCCGGAGAACGGCCACACGAACACGTCCGTTCGCGGCGCGGGCCCCTACGAGTTCACGACGGGCAAGCTGACGTCGGCGAACCTGACGACCGTGGAGTGGAACGCGACCGCGCAGATTTCGGAAGGCCAAGTCGTCGGCGCGGAGGAGTCCGCGACCGAGGTCGACCTGGAGCGCCACGTCGTCGACCGCCCGGAGGGTGCCGAGCAGAACGACACGAGCAACGAGACGCAGTCGCTCGCGTCGCCGGACACGGTGACGACTGAGACCGCGACCGCGTCCACGGACTCGGCGAGTAGCGGCCCCGTCGACGTGCAGTCGCCGTTCGGCGCGGCCGCAGCGTTCGCCGTGCCCGCGGTCGCTGGCGCGCTCGGCCGTCGCTACGCATAA
- a CDS encoding DUF368 domain-containing protein gives MDGRAWLAVYLKGAAMGAADAVPGVSGGTIALITGIYERLVGAIAALDPVEALGLLALVPRLGSADAREEFVETLVRMDVPFLALLGVGVLTAVVTVANVVHVAINDFPGVTFAFFFGLIAASVVALLGEVSVDTPGRVAAAVVGFVLAFVLSAQAQAGALPEVLPVVFLAGAIAICAMVLPGVSGSLLLLTLGLYDTMTSAVSEATDAAFGGDLAASIEPLTTLVVFMLGAVVGLLSFARVVEWALDHYRAATLTFLVALMAGALRAPAIQINDANPEWTAASAGSVLVAAVLGAAVVLVLDATTDDLDY, from the coding sequence ATGGACGGCCGCGCCTGGCTGGCGGTCTACCTGAAGGGAGCCGCGATGGGCGCTGCCGACGCCGTCCCGGGCGTCTCCGGCGGCACCATCGCGCTCATCACGGGCATCTACGAGCGCCTCGTCGGCGCTATCGCGGCGCTGGACCCCGTGGAAGCGCTGGGCTTGCTCGCGCTCGTGCCACGGCTCGGCAGCGCCGACGCCCGCGAGGAGTTCGTGGAGACGCTCGTCCGGATGGACGTCCCGTTCCTCGCGTTGCTGGGTGTCGGCGTCCTGACCGCCGTCGTCACGGTTGCGAACGTCGTCCACGTCGCCATCAACGACTTCCCGGGCGTGACGTTCGCGTTCTTCTTCGGACTCATCGCGGCCTCCGTCGTCGCACTGCTCGGCGAGGTCTCTGTCGACACCCCGGGTAGGGTCGCGGCGGCCGTCGTCGGCTTCGTGCTCGCGTTCGTCCTGAGCGCGCAAGCGCAGGCCGGCGCGCTCCCCGAAGTACTCCCGGTCGTCTTCCTCGCGGGCGCTATCGCCATCTGCGCGATGGTGCTGCCCGGCGTTTCGGGGTCGCTCCTGCTGTTGACGCTCGGGTTGTACGACACGATGACGTCGGCCGTCAGCGAGGCGACCGACGCCGCGTTCGGCGGCGACCTCGCTGCGAGTATCGAGCCGCTGACGACGCTCGTCGTGTTCATGCTGGGCGCGGTCGTCGGGTTGCTGTCGTTCGCGCGCGTCGTCGAGTGGGCGCTCGACCACTACCGCGCGGCGACGCTGACCTTCCTCGTCGCGCTGATGGCGGGCGCGCTCCGCGCCCCGGCCATCCAGATCAACGACGCGAACCCCGAGTGGACCGCGGCGAGCGCGGGTAGCGTCCTCGTCGCGGCAGTCCTCGGCGCGGCGGTCGTGCTCGTCCTCGACGCGACGACCGACGACCTCGATTACTGA
- a CDS encoding DUF7342 family protein, with the protein MVESWTESMTARERVETIATTLSEPRTANWIAEQADVKWDTAKKHLDNLAETGVILVTEDDTYVPDPTQAYFDHLRELILTNDRAELRGELEAIADRIEDWKTTYEVDSPEDLEATLADDLSADEIRERRQALRRWENSLRSRDTIQTALQLYDDVQSLTDDVPANIRLEGAG; encoded by the coding sequence ATGGTCGAATCGTGGACCGAGTCGATGACGGCCCGAGAGCGCGTCGAGACGATTGCGACGACGCTCTCGGAGCCACGGACTGCGAACTGGATCGCGGAGCAGGCAGACGTCAAGTGGGACACCGCGAAGAAGCACCTTGACAACCTCGCCGAGACGGGCGTCATCCTCGTGACTGAGGACGACACGTACGTCCCGGATCCGACCCAGGCCTACTTCGACCACCTTCGAGAACTCATCCTGACCAACGACCGAGCGGAACTCCGGGGGGAACTCGAAGCCATCGCAGACCGAATCGAAGACTGGAAAACGACATACGAAGTGGACTCCCCCGAGGACCTCGAAGCGACGCTCGCAGACGACCTGTCTGCTGACGAGATTCGAGAACGGCGACAGGCGCTCCGTCGCTGGGAGAACAGCCTTCGTTCGCGCGATACCATTCAAACTGCGCTCCAGCTCTACGACGATGTCCAGTCACTCACTGACGACGTCCCTGCGAATATCCGTCTCGAAGGCGCGGGGTGA
- a CDS encoding homing endonuclease associated repeat-containing protein, translating to MPTYSDEELLTEIDRLAEKFGRPPTLQEIREEAEYSARVYFSHFGSWQSALETAGYEPRPPQSEIPKEALITELKRLGEELGRPPTITEMNEQGEYWGSTYKNHFESWAAAIDAAGYDPDNVGQRISSDKLRTELTRLGDKLNKRPTFREVEEQGKYDPTTYIRRYGSWSAAVEAAGFEPPSDLTKDALCTELQRLANKLDKQPTQRDMNEHGKHSHTTYVRHFGSWTNAIEAAFD from the coding sequence ATGCCAACCTACTCTGATGAGGAACTCTTAACCGAAATCGACCGATTAGCGGAAAAGTTCGGCCGCCCACCGACACTACAGGAGATTCGTGAGGAAGCTGAATACAGTGCCCGTGTGTACTTTTCGCATTTCGGGTCGTGGCAATCGGCACTCGAAACTGCGGGATACGAGCCCCGGCCGCCTCAATCAGAAATTCCAAAAGAAGCACTCATTACAGAACTTAAGCGACTGGGCGAAGAACTTGGTCGGCCACCCACAATCACTGAGATGAATGAACAAGGAGAGTACTGGGGATCAACGTACAAGAACCATTTTGAATCATGGGCAGCTGCTATTGATGCCGCGGGCTATGATCCGGATAACGTGGGACAACGAATATCCAGCGACAAATTACGCACCGAACTCACACGACTCGGTGACAAGCTCAACAAGCGACCAACCTTCCGTGAGGTGGAAGAACAAGGAAAATATGACCCGACGACGTATATTCGTCGGTACGGATCCTGGAGTGCTGCAGTTGAAGCGGCGGGGTTCGAACCACCATCCGACTTAACAAAAGACGCATTATGTACGGAATTACAGCGTCTCGCTAACAAGTTAGACAAACAACCCACACAGCGAGACATGAATGAACATGGAAAGCACAGCCATACGACGTATGTCCGGCATTTCGGCTCTTGGACGAACGCTATCGAAGCCGCATTCGACTAG
- a CDS encoding NRDE family protein: MCTLAFAWQGYDDAPLVVGANRDEAVGRPSSPPAVRGANPAILMPRDEEAGGTWLGVNEHRVFVGVTNRDADIEGERSRGLLVTDALAAGSADDAIGTVEREVANREYAGFNLVIADEYECVLLEWDGVLRTHAFDPGTHVVVNAGFDDGTEKSRAVRDALRGHDSPDAWREAARDALRDHETGACVHRDGFGTRSSSLVTVRADGEVAYEFADGPPCETDYRRVDNQV, encoded by the coding sequence GTGTGTACGCTGGCATTCGCGTGGCAGGGTTACGACGACGCGCCGCTCGTGGTCGGGGCGAATCGCGACGAAGCAGTCGGCCGGCCGTCCTCCCCGCCCGCCGTCCGCGGCGCGAACCCCGCGATTTTGATGCCCAGAGACGAGGAAGCCGGCGGGACGTGGCTCGGCGTGAACGAGCACCGCGTGTTCGTCGGCGTGACGAACCGAGATGCGGACATCGAGGGCGAGCGTTCCCGTGGCCTCCTCGTCACTGACGCGCTCGCTGCGGGGTCCGCCGACGACGCTATTGGAACTGTGGAGCGCGAGGTCGCCAACCGCGAGTACGCGGGATTCAACCTCGTTATCGCGGACGAATACGAGTGCGTGCTCCTGGAGTGGGACGGCGTGTTGCGGACGCACGCCTTCGACCCCGGGACGCACGTCGTCGTGAACGCCGGCTTCGACGACGGCACCGAGAAGTCCCGCGCGGTCCGCGACGCACTCCGTGGTCACGACAGTCCCGACGCGTGGCGCGAGGCTGCCCGCGACGCGCTCCGCGACCACGAGACTGGGGCGTGCGTCCACCGCGACGGCTTCGGGACGCGGTCGTCGTCGCTCGTGACGGTTCGCGCGGACGGCGAGGTGGCCTACGAGTTCGCCGACGGCCCGCCCTGCGAGACCGACTACCGGCGCGTAGACAACCAAGTTTAA
- a CDS encoding RNA-guided endonuclease InsQ/TnpB family protein yields the protein MTIKDEYATPSTVNGRVEADFVLGEYQRSCLENNNYEKRIGTLHYCPGEDTFYLHVVQKEVDKRDGDRVLGVDLNLKNVAVTSTGRFFDGGELLWGQNHYFRVRRSLQDKGTRSARQALRRLSGRENRFVLNRLHTISRGIVDEALQHDCSYIAVEDLTDILERMDAYDSRLKRQMHNWAFRELQEQIEYKTAEYGIRVESVNPAFSSQTCSKCGHQSSTNRDKETEWFDCNECGYEVDGDYNAAKNVGLRLLALPPGKRPDGLGNGQLALKSGMLNVSNTSSVHSSLEFEREPTDKPTASAVGR from the coding sequence CTGACAATCAAAGACGAGTACGCCACGCCCTCGACCGTCAACGGGCGCGTCGAAGCCGACTTCGTACTCGGAGAGTACCAGCGGTCGTGTCTGGAAAACAACAACTACGAGAAGCGGATAGGCACGCTCCACTACTGTCCCGGGGAGGATACGTTCTACCTCCACGTCGTCCAGAAAGAGGTAGACAAGCGTGACGGTGACCGTGTTCTCGGCGTGGATTTGAATCTCAAGAACGTCGCCGTGACGAGTACGGGGCGGTTCTTCGACGGCGGCGAGCTACTGTGGGGGCAGAACCACTACTTCCGCGTGCGACGAAGCCTTCAGGACAAAGGCACACGCTCCGCTCGGCAGGCGTTGCGGCGACTGTCGGGGCGTGAAAACCGCTTCGTCCTGAACCGCCTGCACACCATCTCGCGTGGAATTGTGGACGAAGCCCTACAACACGACTGCTCGTATATCGCCGTTGAAGACCTGACCGACATCCTCGAACGGATGGACGCCTATGATAGCCGCCTGAAACGGCAGATGCACAACTGGGCGTTTCGGGAACTGCAAGAGCAAATCGAGTACAAGACCGCCGAATACGGCATTCGGGTCGAATCGGTCAACCCTGCCTTTTCCTCGCAGACTTGCTCAAAGTGTGGCCACCAGTCCAGTACGAACCGCGACAAGGAGACGGAGTGGTTCGATTGTAACGAGTGTGGGTACGAGGTAGATGGCGACTACAACGCGGCGAAAAACGTTGGCCTTCGGTTGTTAGCTTTACCACCGGGCAAACGTCCCGATGGGTTGGGCAACGGTCAGCTTGCCTTGAAGTCGGGGATGTTGAACGTAAGCAACACATCTAGTGTCCACTCCAGCTTGGAGTTTGAACGGGAGCCCACCGACAAGCCCACCGCTTCAGCGGTGGGTCGCTGA
- a CDS encoding DUF7123 family protein, with protein MAVRSYEDLTQRIVEHLESRLENGSAFTKSRHIADALDASVKRVGTVMAALQTAETRLEIRQWGGQSDGATWYITVDADSEQTDTNSQ; from the coding sequence GTGGCTGTACGAAGCTATGAGGATCTGACACAGCGGATTGTTGAGCATCTCGAATCGCGCCTCGAAAATGGGTCAGCCTTCACGAAAAGTCGCCATATTGCGGATGCATTAGATGCGTCAGTAAAGCGCGTTGGCACAGTAATGGCCGCATTACAGACCGCGGAAACCCGGTTGGAAATCCGTCAGTGGGGCGGCCAGTCCGATGGCGCCACATGGTACATCACGGTGGACGCCGATAGCGAGCAGACCGACACGAACAGCCAATAA
- a CDS encoding IS6 family transposase — MPENTRLNGNINQIDLEFVEREATPQLLMKLSIQLHLAGLSLSNTVSILELFGVNRARSTVHNWVHKADLQPESGRTPDHVAVDETVIRLNNEQYWLYAAVDPDTNKLLHTKLEPTRTNVIARSFFAKLREKHDVDDAVVLVDGAPTLKDACNRHGLRFQYEKHGNRNAVERVFREMKRRTLLFSNCFSNAAADTADDWLRSFSFAWNQLI, encoded by the coding sequence ATGCCCGAAAACACCCGCCTCAACGGGAATATCAACCAGATCGACTTAGAGTTTGTTGAACGAGAAGCGACACCGCAGCTGCTGATGAAGCTCAGTATTCAGCTCCATCTTGCTGGGCTCTCGCTTTCGAATACTGTCTCAATTCTTGAGCTATTCGGTGTCAATCGAGCTCGATCCACCGTTCATAATTGGGTCCATAAAGCCGACCTACAGCCAGAGTCTGGACGGACTCCGGATCACGTCGCGGTTGACGAAACCGTGATCCGACTCAATAACGAGCAATACTGGCTGTACGCTGCTGTCGATCCCGACACAAACAAATTACTCCATACAAAGCTTGAACCGACGCGTACGAACGTGATTGCTCGCTCGTTTTTCGCCAAACTCCGGGAGAAACACGACGTCGATGATGCCGTGGTTCTCGTGGATGGCGCACCCACGCTGAAAGACGCCTGCAACCGACACGGCCTCCGATTCCAGTATGAAAAACATGGGAATCGGAATGCTGTCGAACGTGTCTTTCGAGAGATGAAACGTCGAACCTTATTGTTCTCAAACTGTTTTAGCAACGCCGCAGCAGATACCGCCGACGATTGGCTCAGATCCTTCAGCTTCGCATGGAATCAGCTTATCTGA